A region of bacterium DNA encodes the following proteins:
- the kdsA gene encoding 3-deoxy-8-phosphooctulonate synthase encodes MKKLKIIAGNCILENLDTSVKTIEALIDFSKEYDFEIIYKSSFKKDNRSSYNYYTGPDLEESIKIFKYLKEKYGVSLITDFHNLYEIDSEIVDVVDILQIPAYLCMQTELVLKIASVGKPVNIKKGQFLHPEDVGKIVKKIESTGNNKIMITERGSCFGYRDLVVDPRSFFILKSFGYPVFFDAGHSIRKYGVPSADLEKGGAKEYVNTLACAAIACKLDGIFVEVHPQPEIAQCDAATQLSFKEFENLLKDILPIWKAVTSSKRGD; translated from the coding sequence ATGAAAAAGTTAAAAATAATTGCCGGTAACTGTATCCTGGAAAATCTTGATACTTCGGTAAAGACGATCGAAGCATTAATAGATTTCTCAAAAGAATACGATTTTGAAATTATCTACAAAAGTTCGTTTAAAAAAGATAATCGCTCAAGTTATAATTATTATACAGGTCCTGATTTAGAAGAAAGTATCAAGATATTTAAATATTTAAAAGAAAAATATGGAGTAAGTTTAATCACCGATTTTCATAATCTTTATGAGATTGACAGCGAAATAGTCGATGTAGTGGATATTCTTCAGATACCTGCTTATCTTTGTATGCAAACCGAGCTTGTTTTAAAAATCGCCAGTGTGGGCAAACCAGTTAATATCAAAAAAGGACAATTTCTCCATCCTGAAGATGTAGGTAAAATTGTGAAAAAAATTGAAAGCACTGGCAACAATAAAATTATGATTACTGAAAGAGGAAGTTGTTTTGGTTATAGAGACCTTGTAGTTGACCCGAGGTCTTTTTTTATACTCAAATCTTTTGGTTATCCTGTGTTTTTTGATGCGGGTCATTCAATCCGAAAATATGGTGTGCCATCCGCTGACCTTGAGAAAGGTGGAGCAAAAGAATATGTTAATACCCTGGCCTGTGCCGCCATTGCTTGTAAACTCGATGGAATATTCGTTGAGGTCCACCCTCAACCTGAAATAGCCCAATGCGATGCGGCTACTCAACTCTCATTTAAAGAGTTTGAAAATTTGCTCAAAGATATTCTACCTATCTGGAAGGCGGTTACATCAAGTAAAAGGGGGGATTAG